DNA from Deinococcus reticulitermitis:
TCGCGGTGATATGCCGGCGCTCGCTCGCCAGCTCGGCGCCCATGATCAGGTCACGGATCGCGTCGAGGTCGAGGGGGCTTTTCGCCTGCCGAATCTTGATGTGGCGCTCTAGGGTCTCAGTCATGAGGGGTCCTCCGAAAGGTCCGGGGCGCAGCGCACCGCGTGGGCCGCTGCCCTGAGGAAATACCGTACGCCTGCGCCCGCCGCCGCGTCCGTGGTCCAGCGGGGAATGACGTGCAGGTGAACGTGCGGGCTGCGATGTTCAACAGAGAGGGGATGCTTCTGCGGACGCGCCAGCCCGTGCGCCCACTCTGCCTCCCGCTTCGCCAGCAGGGTGCCGTCCAGATTCACGGTGACTCTCATGAGAGAGCCGCCTTCGCCGCGTTTACGGCCTCGCGGACCCGCCCCGGCGCCGTGCCGCCGAAGCTCTGACGCGATTTCACGCTCTCCTCGACGGTCAGCGAGCGGGCCACGTCTGCGCTCAGGAGGGGATGGGCCGCCCGCAATTCGCCGTCCTCCAGCTCCCACAGTTGGCGGCCCGAGCGCGAGGCCAGCCCGACGAGGCCGCCCACGACTTCATGCGCCTCGCGGAAGGGGACGCCCCCACGGGCCAGGAAATCTGCCAGGTCGGTGGCGGTCGAGTACCCCCGCGCCGCCGCCGCCTTCGTCACGTCCGCGTGCCAGACGGTCTTGGGCAGCATCTCGGCGTAGAGGCGCAGCACGATGGACAGGGTGTCGTAGCTGTCGAACACGCCCTCCTTGTCCTCCTGGAGGTCCTTGTTGTAGGCGAGCGGCGTGCCCTTGACCACGGTCAGCAGACCCATCAGGTTCCCGAACAGCCGTCCCGCCTTGCCGCGTGCCAGCTCGGCCACGTCGGGGTTTTTCTTCTGCGGCATGATGCTGGAGCCGGTGGTGTGCGAGTCGGGCAGCGTCAGAAAGCCGAACTCGAAAGTCGAGTACAAAATCAGTTCTTCCGAGAGGCGCGAGAGGTGAGCGCCCAGAATCGCGCCCGCCGACAGGAACTCCAGCGCGAAATCCCGGCTCCCCACCCCGTCGAGCGAGTTGGCGGTGGGCCGCGCGAAGCCCAGAGCTGCGGCGGTCGCGTGCCGGTCGATGGGCCAGGGCGTTCCGGCGAGCGCGGAGGAGCCCAGCGGCGACTCGTCCATCCGCGCGGCGGCGTCGCGCAGGCGGCCCTCGTCGCGCTCCAGCATCGCCACGTAGGCCATGAACCAGTGAGAGAGCAGGATGGGCTGCGCGACTTGCAGGTGCGTGTAGCCGGGCACAATCACCTCGTCCTGCAAATGCTTTTCGGCCTCGGCGAGCATCACCCGGCGCAGGTCACGGGTCTGGTCGGCGAGGTCGAGCGCGGCTTCCTTCGTGAACAGGCGGAAATCGACGGCCACCTGGTCATTGCGCGAGCGGGCCGTGTGCAGCTTGCCCGCCACCGGCCCGATGCGGTCGCGCAGGGCGGCTTCCACGTTCATGTGAACGTCCTCGCGGTCGAGCCGCCACTCGAAGGTTCCGGCGCGAATCTCGGCGAGCACGCCGCGCAGGCCGTCAGAGATGCGCTTGACCTCGTCGGCTTGCAAGATGCCCTGCTTTCCGAGCATCGCCACGTGCGCCAGGCTGCCGCGAATGTCCTGCTCGGCGAGGCGCTGGTCGAAGGACACCGAGGCGTTGAACAGTTCGACAAGGCCGTCGGTGGCTTCGGCGAAGCGCCCGCCCCAGAGTTTGGATTCCTGTTGAGATTGAGTCATGAACGGTCCTTGCTGGCAGGAGAAATTAGGGGACGGTGGCGACGATGTAGAGCACCCGCATGAGATACGCAAGCGTCAACACGGTCAGGACGGGGAGCAGAAGTTGCCAGAGAGGCTGGGGAGACCACTCGCGCCTCCACCCCGTCCAGGCGAGCAGCGTCAGGACCGGCAGGCCGAGGAGCCAGGTCAGGCTGATTCCCCTCACGCCCCAACCGCCTTCACCAGCACCAGCGGCGGCGGACTCGCCGGATTCGCGTGGGCGTAGGTGGCCCCCGCGTCCACCCGGTAGCCCAGGCGTTCGTAAAAGGGGACAGCTTCGAGGTTGTACTGACTGACGGCGAGCAGCACGCGGAGGTATCCATCCTGCGCGGCCACCTCCTCCACTGCCCGCACCAGCGCGGTGCCGATCCCCTGTCCGCGCATGTCCGGGAGGGTCGCCAGCTTATTGAGGGTCAAGGTCTCCGGCCCATCCGGACGCCAGCCGACGCAGCCCACCGCCCGCTCCCCCTCCCAGGCGAGGAAGCCGCCGCCCTGGCCCAGACTCCAGGCCACGTCTTCCGGGCGGGTGCGGCTCCAGCTCGAGCGCGGGTCCATCCCGGCGGCCATCATCACCCCGTGAAAGGCGAGGGCGTTGGCGGGACCCGCCAAGCGCAGGACGTGGCCGGAGGGCAGCGTCATCTCAGACCGTCTCGGCTTCCTGCGGCTCTTTCTGCCCCACCTTCGCCTCCACCCGCGCCTGCACCCGCATCCGCAGGGCGTTCAGCTTGATAAAGGCCCCCGCGTCGTGCTGGTGGTAGTCGCCGCCCGCCTCGAAGGACACGAGGTCCTTGTCGTACAGGCTGCGTTCGGCCTTGCGACCCACCACGGTGCAGTTGCCCTTGTAGAGCTTCAGGCGGGCCGTGCCGGTCACGCTCTGCGCCACGTGGTCGATGTAGACCTGCAAGGCCTCGCGCTCGGGGGCGAACCAGAAGCCGTTGTAGACGAGTTCGGCGTACTTCGGCCCCAGGGCGTCGCGCTGGTGCAGCACCTCGCGGTCCAGGGTCAGGCTCTCGACGGCGCGGCGGGCGTGGTAGAGCAGCGTGCCGCCGGGCGTCTCGTACACACCGCGCGACTTCATGCCGACAAAGCGGTTTTCCACGAGGTCGATCCGGCCCACCCCGTGCTTCCCGCCGAGCTCGTTCGCCTTCGCCAGCAGCGCGGCGGGGCTGAGCTGTTCACCGTTGATGGCCACCGGATCGCCGTGCTCGAACTCGACTTCCACGTACTCGGGCGCGTCCGGCGCGTCCTCCGGGCTGACGGTCAGCTTGAACATGTGCGCGGGCGGCTCGGCCCAGGGGTCTTCGAGGATGCCACCCTCGAAGGAGATGTGCAGCAGGTTGGCGTCCATGCTCCAGGGGTCTTTCTGGGTGGTCGGCACCGGGATGCCGTGCTCGCGCGCGAAGGCTTCGAGGTCGGCGCGGCCCTGGAAGTCCCAGTCGCGCCAGGGGGCGACGGTCACGATGTCGGGCTTCAGCGCATAAGCCGTCATCTCGAAGCGCACCTGGTCGTTGCCCTTGCCGGTCGCCCCGTGCGAGACGGCGACGGCGCCCTCCTTCTGCGCGATTTCCACCATCTTCTTCGCGATCAGGGGCCGCGCGATGGACGTCCCCAGCAGGTAGTAGCCCTCGTACAGCGCCGACGAGCGCATCATCGGAAACACGTAGTCGCGCACGAACTCCTCTCTCAGGTCGAGGGCGTAGGCGGCCACCGCGCCGGTGTTCAGCGCCTTCACGCGGGCTTCTTCCACCTCGTCGCCCTGACCGAGATCGGCGGTGAAGCACACCACGTCGTAGTTGCGCTCGGCCTGCAGCCACTTCAGGATGATGGAGGTGTCCAGCCCGCCCGAGTAGGCGAGGACGATTTTCGGCTTGCTCGCTGGTTCGCTCATGTTCCCCATTCTCCCCTCTTTCACCGGCAAAAACGCCGCCCACCTCCAGACCGGTCAACGCCGCCTGCATCCACGGGGGATCAGGCGACAGATCAACGTCGGGAGGTCGGGGTCAGCATTTTGATGTATGGATATGCACAAAAGTGCATAGCTATGCGTCATAGGGTAGCAGCCTGCGGGAAGAGGGGTCAACCGGAGCTGTCCCCGTCGGGCGAACACCAGCAAAAAACCCCGGCCTGCGAGGACCGGGGGCGGGTCGAGGAAAGCTCAGTTGCCGAGGTTGTAGTTCAGGCCGATGCGGGCGCCGGCGCCAAAACCGAAGGACGACGCGCTGCCGAGGCGCGCACGGACGCCCGCGTTGACCTCGCCGAAGAAGCTCAGCGGCGTGGCGGTGTTGTAACGCAGTCCGAGCAGGCCGTGAGGGTAGACCGTGAAGGCGTTGCTCGCGCCGAGTTCCAGACCTGCGGTGACGCCGGCGCCGTAGTAGGGCGTCAGCGAGCCGAAGGTGCCGGGCGCCGTGGTCGCGAAGTCCTGGAGGTACGCCGCCTCACCCGCCACCACCACCTGCCGCGAAAACAGCCCCAGCCCCGTCAGGCCATAGCGCACCGCCGAGCCGTTCGCCGCCCGGGTGGTCTGGTAGTACACCCCGGCGTCGGTTCCGACGAAGCCACCGACCGAGGCAGCGGTCGCGTCTGTCAACATTCCGGCGGCGCAGAGGCCGAGCGTCACTCCAAGCACTCTCTTCATGCCTGAACTATAAGTGCCCCCCTGGGCCGGCGACGTGAAGAACTGTGGAAGACATACATAGAAAAAGGGGGCCCTACGCTGGCCGCGTCTGTTCCACGCGCCCCAGGCGTTCCAGCGCCCGCTCGATGTCCTCACGCGACTTGCAGAACGCGGCGCGCAGCAGCCCCGGCGGGCAGGGATGATCTGCGTAGAAGGCTTCGCCGGGAATCAGCGCGACGCCCGCCGCCTGCACGAGCGCCTCGGCCTGCCAGCCGGGACGCTGGGCGGTCAGAAAATAGGTGCCCTGCGGCTCGTAGACGGTGGCGCCTAGGGAGCGCAGCCCCTGCGCGAGCAGGTCACGGCGTCCGGCGTACTCCGAGCGCAGCTCCTCGTAAAAGCCGCTCGCCCGGGCCAGCGGCAGCGCCCCCGCGACGGCGGCTTGCAGCGGGGCCGCCGAGCAAAACGACATGAACTGCCGCATCCCGGTCAGTCCGGCGGCCACGCCCGGCGGGCAGGCCACCCACCCGACGCGCCAGCCGGTCGCTTCGAGCCGCTTGCCCGCGCTGCCCACCGTGAAGGTGCGCTCGGGGGCGAGGGTCCGCAGCGCCGCTGGCCGCTCCCCGAAATACAGTTCGTCGTACACCTCGTCCGAGATCAGCCACAGGTCGTGCGCGCGGGCGATCTCCACGATGTCGAGGAGTTCCGCGCGCGAAAACACCGTCCCGGTGGGGTTGAAAGGGGAATTGAGGAGGATGGCCCGGGTCCGGGGCGTGACCGCCGCGCGCAGGGCCGCGAGATCGAGGGACCAGCCCCCTGGCCCCAGCGTCATCGGCACGGTGACGGGTCTGGCCCCCGCAAGCCGCGCCTGCGGAAGGTACACGTCGAAGACCGGCTCGATCAGCAGCACCTCGTCGGGCACGCCGCCTTCCCCGAGACCGTAGAGCGAGAGGGCGAGCGCCGCCAGCGCCTCGGTGGCACCCGCCGTCACGATCACGTCGGCGCCGTCCACGCCGAGATCGGCCCCGAGGGCGTCGCGCAGGGCCGGCAACCCCGCCGGCGGCGTGTACTGGTCGACCGTTCCCACCGCCCGCCGCGCCGCGTCCAGCAGGAAAGTCGGAGGCGCCCCCGCCGGAAAGCCCTGGCCGAGATTGACGGCGCCGTGCTGCGCGGCGAGGCGGCTCATGCGGGAAAAGACACTCTCGTGCGCCTGACGGGCGCGGGGCAGCAGCTCGGGCATGGAGTCAGTCTGCGCGCCGGGCGCAGGGAAGGTGGGGGGCGGAGCAGACAGCCTCTAGCATGACGCCCATGCCTCCCCTGCTGAGCGGCCTGACCCTCGGCCTCTCGCTGATCGTCGCCATCGGGCCGCAAAACGCCTTCGTGCTGCGCCAGGGGTTGACGCGGCGGTATGGGCTGCTCGCGGCGCTGGTCTGCTCGCTGGCCGACACCCTCCTGATGGTCGTCGGGGTGCTGGGGGTGGGGGCGCTCCTCGCGCGGTCCCCGGCGCTGGCGACTCTGGGGACGCTGGCGGGCGCGGCCTTTCTGGGGTGGTACGGGTGGCGCTCCTTCCAGTCGGCCCGGAAGCCAGGGACGCTTCAAGCCGGGGGGCAGGGCGCGCAGACGCCCGGCGCCGTGCTCGCCACTGCCGCCGCCTTCAGTTTTCTGAATCCGCATGCCCTCCTCGACACGGTGGTCCTGATCGGTGGGGCGAGCGCGGGACTGGAGAATACGGGGCGCGTCGCCTTTCTCCTCGGCACCATCCTCGCCTCGTGGACGTGGTTTTTCAGCCTCGCGCTGCTCGCGGGTCGCCTCGCACCCCTGATGCGCTCGGCGCGGGCGTGGCAGGTGCTCGACGTGCTCGTCGGGTTGATGATGTGGGGCATCGCGGCGGGGCTGTTGCTCGGGCTGCGGGGGTGAGACGCTTCAGGAGGAGGCCGTCAGGACCGGGGCTTCCACCTCCGGCGCCTCGCCCCAGCGGGCCATCGCCGCGATGATGTCGCCCAGGCCCTCACCGCGCGGGGTGAGCTGATATTCGACGCGGGGCGGCACCTCGGCGTAGACCGTCCGGGTCACGATGCCGCGCTCCTCGAGGTCGCGTAGCCGCGTGGTCAGCGTCTTGGGTGAGATCCGCACGAGCGAGCGCCGAAGCTCGCTGAAGCGCCGCGCTCCGGCCAGCAACTCGCGCACGATCAGGGTGGTCCAGCGCCCGCCGAGCACGTCCATCGTGCGCTCCACGCCGCATTCCGGGCGTCGCCGCGCGGCTCCGCCATACTTCACGGCCCCTCTCCGCTGCATTGGTATATTTTGGAAACTGACATAGCCAAATGATACCGAGTTTCAGGATGGTGCGTTCTTTTCCGGGCGGCGCTTTCGCGCCTAGCGTGAGACGCATGACCTCTTCCGAACAGACCCCGACGAAACCGACCCTGGCCGTGCTCGGCGGCACCGGGCGCACGGGCCGGCTGCTGATCGATCAGGCGCTGGTGCGGGGCTATCCGCTGCGGG
Protein-coding regions in this window:
- a CDS encoding LysE/ArgO family amino acid transporter, with product MPPLLSGLTLGLSLIVAIGPQNAFVLRQGLTRRYGLLAALVCSLADTLLMVVGVLGVGALLARSPALATLGTLAGAAFLGWYGWRSFQSARKPGTLQAGGQGAQTPGAVLATAAAFSFLNPHALLDTVVLIGGASAGLENTGRVAFLLGTILASWTWFFSLALLAGRLAPLMRSARAWQVLDVLVGLMMWGIAAGLLLGLRG
- the argH gene encoding argininosuccinate lyase; this translates as MTQSQQESKLWGGRFAEATDGLVELFNASVSFDQRLAEQDIRGSLAHVAMLGKQGILQADEVKRISDGLRGVLAEIRAGTFEWRLDREDVHMNVEAALRDRIGPVAGKLHTARSRNDQVAVDFRLFTKEAALDLADQTRDLRRVMLAEAEKHLQDEVIVPGYTHLQVAQPILLSHWFMAYVAMLERDEGRLRDAAARMDESPLGSSALAGTPWPIDRHATAAALGFARPTANSLDGVGSRDFALEFLSAGAILGAHLSRLSEELILYSTFEFGFLTLPDSHTTGSSIMPQKKNPDVAELARGKAGRLFGNLMGLLTVVKGTPLAYNKDLQEDKEGVFDSYDTLSIVLRLYAEMLPKTVWHADVTKAAAARGYSTATDLADFLARGGVPFREAHEVVGGLVGLASRSGRQLWELEDGELRAAHPLLSADVARSLTVEESVKSRQSFGGTAPGRVREAVNAAKAALS
- a CDS encoding argininosuccinate synthase codes for the protein MSEPASKPKIVLAYSGGLDTSIILKWLQAERNYDVVCFTADLGQGDEVEEARVKALNTGAVAAYALDLREEFVRDYVFPMMRSSALYEGYYLLGTSIARPLIAKKMVEIAQKEGAVAVSHGATGKGNDQVRFEMTAYALKPDIVTVAPWRDWDFQGRADLEAFAREHGIPVPTTQKDPWSMDANLLHISFEGGILEDPWAEPPAHMFKLTVSPEDAPDAPEYVEVEFEHGDPVAINGEQLSPAALLAKANELGGKHGVGRIDLVENRFVGMKSRGVYETPGGTLLYHARRAVESLTLDREVLHQRDALGPKYAELVYNGFWFAPEREALQVYIDHVAQSVTGTARLKLYKGNCTVVGRKAERSLYDKDLVSFEAGGDYHQHDAGAFIKLNALRMRVQARVEAKVGQKEPQEAETV
- a CDS encoding pyridoxal phosphate-dependent aminotransferase — its product is MPELLPRARQAHESVFSRMSRLAAQHGAVNLGQGFPAGAPPTFLLDAARRAVGTVDQYTPPAGLPALRDALGADLGVDGADVIVTAGATEALAALALSLYGLGEGGVPDEVLLIEPVFDVYLPQARLAGARPVTVPMTLGPGGWSLDLAALRAAVTPRTRAILLNSPFNPTGTVFSRAELLDIVEIARAHDLWLISDEVYDELYFGERPAALRTLAPERTFTVGSAGKRLEATGWRVGWVACPPGVAAGLTGMRQFMSFCSAAPLQAAVAGALPLARASGFYEELRSEYAGRRDLLAQGLRSLGATVYEPQGTYFLTAQRPGWQAEALVQAAGVALIPGEAFYADHPCPPGLLRAAFCKSREDIERALERLGRVEQTRPA
- a CDS encoding winged helix-turn-helix transcriptional regulator encodes the protein MKYGGAARRRPECGVERTMDVLGGRWTTLIVRELLAGARRFSELRRSLVRISPKTLTTRLRDLEERGIVTRTVYAEVPPRVEYQLTPRGEGLGDIIAAMARWGEAPEVEAPVLTASS
- a CDS encoding GNAT family N-acetyltransferase, which translates into the protein MTLPSGHVLRLAGPANALAFHGVMMAAGMDPRSSWSRTRPEDVAWSLGQGGGFLAWEGERAVGCVGWRPDGPETLTLNKLATLPDMRGQGIGTALVRAVEEVAAQDGYLRVLLAVSQYNLEAVPFYERLGYRVDAGATYAHANPASPPPLVLVKAVGA